A stretch of the Polluticoccus soli genome encodes the following:
- a CDS encoding ATP-binding protein, with amino-acid sequence MKISRLIFISFLFILLLFSITTYINYRQASAVKENAEYISVSGQTMRNTTRFQRNILNMVSGLRGYLLTGEKYFIQTYDSAAIENETILKELFVMVPDSSQKHRLNEIIALNNIWMDNYAAPLRQAKMLSIINDTNLHAFQKMYREKLVTGQEKEIQAKLTAKFKEFSNYEYASRDYRKEQLARSVQTTGQISLYLTVISVLVSLIIVTFLAHRISSRIVNMSNLANDISAGNYLVHIPDDGKDELSALSKVLNNMASKLSETISTLKRKNQELDQFAHIVSHDLKGPLRGIDNVVSWIEEDHKQELSPKMNEYLHLIKERIVRGETLIAGILSYARVGKEVKQTEEVNVNTLVNEVIENVAHKKGLRFIIQPGMPTLQTEKIPLFQVFSNLILNAVKYHDKDTGAIKVYYQDRGYKYEFFVEDDGPGISRVYHDKIFQIFQTLNDNGHFESSGVGLAIVKKILDAKNESIKIASEPGKGSVFSFTWSK; translated from the coding sequence ATGAAGATATCTCGCCTGATATTTATTAGCTTCCTGTTTATCCTGTTGTTGTTCTCTATTACTACCTACATCAACTACAGGCAGGCTAGCGCGGTTAAGGAAAACGCGGAATACATTTCGGTTTCGGGACAAACGATGAGGAATACGACCCGTTTCCAAAGGAATATCCTGAACATGGTGAGTGGTCTCAGGGGATACCTGCTTACGGGCGAGAAGTATTTCATCCAGACGTATGACTCGGCCGCCATTGAGAATGAGACCATTCTGAAAGAACTATTCGTCATGGTGCCTGATAGCTCGCAAAAGCACAGGCTCAACGAGATCATAGCCTTGAACAACATCTGGATGGACAACTATGCCGCGCCGCTGCGACAGGCAAAGATGTTATCGATCATCAACGATACCAACCTGCACGCCTTCCAGAAGATGTACCGGGAAAAGCTCGTCACAGGCCAGGAGAAAGAGATACAGGCCAAGCTTACTGCAAAATTCAAAGAGTTCAGCAACTACGAATACGCATCACGCGACTACAGGAAGGAACAACTGGCGAGATCTGTACAAACTACCGGACAGATATCACTTTATCTCACCGTTATATCCGTTTTGGTTAGCCTTATAATCGTAACGTTCCTGGCCCACCGCATTTCGTCTCGTATTGTCAACATGAGCAATCTTGCCAACGATATTTCGGCCGGCAACTATTTGGTACACATACCTGACGATGGTAAAGACGAATTGAGTGCACTCTCAAAAGTGCTCAACAATATGGCCAGTAAGCTATCTGAAACTATCTCAACGCTTAAGCGGAAGAACCAGGAACTGGACCAGTTTGCGCATATTGTTTCGCATGATCTCAAAGGACCATTACGCGGTATAGATAATGTAGTATCGTGGATAGAAGAGGATCATAAACAAGAACTATCACCGAAGATGAATGAGTACCTGCACCTGATAAAGGAACGGATAGTTCGCGGAGAAACACTTATCGCGGGTATTCTCTCTTATGCGCGCGTAGGCAAGGAAGTAAAACAGACCGAAGAGGTAAACGTCAATACACTTGTGAACGAGGTAATTGAGAACGTAGCGCATAAAAAAGGCTTGAGATTCATCATTCAGCCCGGCATGCCTACATTGCAAACAGAAAAGATACCTTTGTTCCAGGTGTTCTCAAACCTGATATTGAATGCTGTCAAGTATCACGATAAGGATACAGGTGCAATAAAGGTTTATTACCAGGACAGAGGTTACAAATATGAGTTCTTTGTAGAAGACGACGGACCAGGCATCTCCCGGGTGTATCACGATAAGATCTTTCAAATTTTCCAGACACTGAATGACAACGGACATTTTGAAAGTTCAGGCGTGGGGCTTGCTATCGTTAAAAAAATACTGGACGCAAAGAATGAGTCGATAAAGATCGCATCGGAACCGGGTAAAGGTTCTGTTTTCTCATTTACGTGGTCAAAATAA
- a CDS encoding chemotaxis protein CheB, with protein MKVNRVKKEITETQDNSVVNGESESLQKQDHFIVAIGASAGGLEAIHDFFDNARPGANVSYIIIQHLSPDYKSLLVELVSKHTRMQVFEAKDNVPVEKNCIYVIPPKKTMSIAAGRLQLTEKSSDDKGPNTAIDTFLYSLAEDCGENAVAVILSGTGTDGTKGIAAIKEAGGLVVVQEPETAKFDGMPRSAIASELADFVLAPGQMPLEINNHAQEVPPNIFAKGQVDLDLLEQVFKLVVKQTGCDFHNYKLPTILRRVSRRMAHHGYKNINEYINYLGQNPEECKTLCKDFLIGVTRFFRDAAAFDVLDEKVIPQIIAEKEDGDTVKVWIAACSTGEEAYSIAMLVNEHLLRSKKYLTPKFFATDIDGNAINIASKGEYPASIAKDVPRDLLDKYFIKHSRKYQIVPELRKQIVFAKHNIIKDPPFIKNDLASCRNMLIYMNPVLQKKIISTLNFSLNPDGYLFLGSSETVSMSNENLAEIDRKWKVYKKAGVRTQRVSDGAATTGHGGNHFSLQKAAFRKDGLSADGHTARSAQKGLTDDLKEIITDDLGYIALYIDKNYEVKEAVGDFKKYLSLPEQTLNLNLLRMVPQDLSTTLGMAIRKAWKENKKVSIRKALVKSDNKVRSVSIIIRPSQVESFPYTLVILGENEDDAVKIKPGIDVSELDKVQQDYIAELKSELKDTKQHLQAAIEELETTNEELQSSNEELLSSNEELQSSNEELQSLNEELHTLNTEHQLKINELIELNDDLNNYFRSTDIGQIFLDKQLRIRKFNPAVVKLINVLDLDIGRPFSNISTNIHDSDLSADIQSVMKNNTVLERELLLKNGKYSLMRIYPYVRQNKTSDGVILTFVDITSIRELNNILNSVFNASQNGIMAFRAVRDEEGQISDFVWIAVNDSTEKLFKKKSSDLIGRTLRETIPDVAKNGLQARCATVVGNNQPMYFEYFHKNGTGAQWFDAVIVKMMDGVVVTFNDVTSKKDAEDKIKANYNELIKAKEDLKKLNMSLEKKVAERTKELSASEERFRLVSKATNDAIIDWDLINNQVWLSDSFYGMFGYTAEKKDVKRSYWVNKIHPDDRQRVIKGIDHVINTNGKQWSDEYRFQTANGEYSYILDRGYVLQDEYGTPYRMLHSMMDVTSLKKAQEEVLENINQRKFLAEAMPLIVWTAGPTGKISFLNQHFSTYTGLPVQAGREWGWMDFVHGNHLKNLKTTWKNAIREGASGFELEIKIKDADGQYCWHLLRAQAMRNADGSLKMWVGTTTDINEQKMATEILEQKVEERTKELRRINDALELSNHDLQQFASVASHDLKEPLRKIHIFSNMLKDRYSETLDGGNDYVDRIISSSARMTRLINDLLAFSRLSVNSLFQKVDLNVIVNEILQDLELAIQEKSAEIKVSKLPIIDAVPGQMRQLFQNIISNALKFNKPGVTPVITIQYSAVSELSSGEVLKPGEYGRITITDNGIGFDQQYADKIFTIFQRLHTKTEFEGTGIGLAICKKIVEKHKGHINATSKIDQGTQFNILLPIKQDDSMSS; from the coding sequence GTGAAAGTTAATCGCGTGAAAAAGGAAATAACTGAGACACAAGATAACAGCGTTGTAAACGGAGAGAGTGAAAGCCTGCAAAAACAGGATCATTTCATTGTAGCCATCGGTGCTTCTGCCGGAGGGTTAGAAGCTATTCACGATTTTTTCGATAATGCCAGGCCCGGTGCCAATGTTTCCTACATTATCATTCAACATTTATCGCCCGATTATAAGAGCTTACTGGTAGAACTGGTATCCAAGCATACACGCATGCAGGTGTTTGAGGCAAAGGATAATGTGCCTGTTGAGAAGAACTGCATCTATGTGATACCGCCGAAAAAGACCATGAGCATTGCCGCTGGTCGGCTGCAGCTCACTGAAAAAAGTAGCGACGACAAAGGGCCCAACACTGCAATTGATACTTTTCTTTACAGCCTTGCAGAAGACTGCGGAGAGAATGCTGTGGCCGTGATTCTTTCAGGTACGGGTACCGATGGTACTAAGGGGATTGCCGCAATCAAAGAAGCAGGAGGCCTTGTCGTTGTTCAGGAACCTGAGACTGCGAAATTCGACGGCATGCCAAGGAGCGCAATAGCGTCCGAACTGGCTGACTTTGTTCTGGCTCCCGGCCAGATGCCGTTGGAAATCAATAACCACGCACAGGAAGTACCACCAAATATTTTTGCAAAGGGCCAGGTAGACCTGGACCTGCTGGAACAGGTTTTCAAACTGGTGGTGAAGCAAACCGGTTGTGATTTTCACAACTATAAACTGCCTACAATACTGCGCCGTGTATCCAGGCGCATGGCACATCACGGTTATAAGAACATCAACGAGTATATAAATTACCTGGGGCAAAACCCTGAAGAATGTAAAACGCTTTGCAAGGATTTCCTGATAGGCGTTACACGGTTTTTCAGAGATGCTGCTGCTTTTGATGTACTGGATGAAAAGGTTATTCCACAGATCATAGCTGAGAAGGAAGACGGAGATACGGTCAAGGTATGGATAGCTGCGTGCAGTACTGGCGAAGAGGCTTATTCCATAGCCATGCTGGTGAATGAACACCTGCTTAGAAGCAAAAAATACCTGACACCTAAGTTCTTTGCAACAGATATCGATGGTAATGCGATCAATATTGCTTCAAAAGGAGAGTATCCCGCATCTATAGCGAAAGATGTACCACGTGATCTGCTGGATAAATACTTTATCAAGCACTCAAGGAAATACCAGATAGTTCCTGAGCTGCGCAAACAGATCGTATTTGCAAAGCACAACATTATTAAAGATCCCCCCTTCATAAAGAACGACCTGGCCAGTTGCCGGAACATGTTGATATACATGAACCCGGTACTGCAAAAGAAGATAATCTCAACACTCAACTTTTCGCTCAATCCCGATGGCTATTTGTTTCTCGGCTCCAGCGAAACGGTATCGATGTCTAATGAGAACCTGGCAGAGATTGACCGCAAATGGAAAGTCTATAAAAAAGCCGGCGTAAGGACTCAAAGAGTGAGCGACGGTGCTGCTACCACTGGTCATGGAGGCAACCATTTTTCATTACAGAAAGCTGCGTTTCGGAAAGATGGTCTTAGTGCTGACGGGCACACGGCGCGGTCGGCGCAAAAAGGACTGACAGACGACCTTAAAGAGATCATCACCGACGATCTCGGATATATCGCGCTGTACATTGACAAGAACTACGAGGTTAAAGAAGCTGTAGGGGATTTTAAGAAATATCTTTCGCTGCCCGAGCAGACCTTAAACCTTAACCTGTTGCGTATGGTGCCGCAGGATCTTTCTACGACACTAGGGATGGCTATCCGGAAGGCGTGGAAAGAAAATAAAAAGGTGAGCATCAGGAAGGCGCTCGTAAAGAGTGACAATAAGGTGCGCTCTGTTAGCATCATTATACGGCCTTCGCAGGTCGAATCATTTCCGTACACACTAGTGATACTGGGAGAAAATGAAGACGATGCGGTCAAAATAAAGCCCGGTATCGATGTGTCTGAATTGGATAAGGTGCAGCAGGATTATATCGCGGAGTTGAAATCGGAGCTGAAAGATACCAAACAACACTTGCAGGCAGCGATTGAAGAACTGGAAACTACTAACGAAGAACTGCAGTCGAGCAACGAGGAGTTGTTATCGTCGAACGAAGAACTGCAAAGTTCTAACGAGGAGTTGCAGTCGCTGAACGAAGAGCTGCACACGCTCAATACCGAACATCAGCTGAAGATAAACGAGCTGATAGAGCTGAATGACGATCTGAACAATTACTTCCGCAGTACGGACATAGGGCAGATATTTCTTGACAAACAACTGCGGATACGGAAGTTTAATCCCGCAGTTGTTAAGCTGATCAATGTTCTGGACCTCGATATCGGAAGGCCTTTTAGTAATATCTCTACCAATATTCACGATAGTGACCTGTCGGCCGACATACAGTCGGTAATGAAAAACAATACTGTTTTGGAGCGCGAGTTGTTGCTGAAGAATGGTAAATACAGCCTGATGCGTATATACCCATACGTGCGCCAGAACAAGACGAGCGATGGTGTCATACTGACATTTGTTGATATTACTTCGATAAGAGAGCTCAATAATATCCTGAACAGCGTATTCAATGCCAGTCAGAATGGTATTATGGCTTTCAGGGCGGTGCGCGACGAAGAAGGACAGATATCAGACTTCGTGTGGATCGCTGTAAACGATTCAACAGAGAAGTTATTTAAGAAAAAAAGCAGCGACCTTATTGGCCGCACGCTGAGAGAAACGATACCCGATGTAGCTAAGAACGGATTGCAGGCCCGATGCGCCACCGTTGTGGGTAACAACCAGCCGATGTACTTCGAATACTTTCACAAAAACGGCACCGGTGCTCAGTGGTTTGATGCTGTGATCGTGAAAATGATGGACGGCGTTGTTGTGACATTCAATGATGTTACCAGCAAGAAGGATGCAGAAGATAAGATCAAGGCAAACTACAATGAGCTGATCAAGGCAAAAGAAGACCTGAAAAAGCTCAACATGTCGCTCGAAAAGAAAGTGGCCGAGAGGACCAAAGAACTTTCGGCAAGCGAAGAGCGTTTCAGGCTGGTGTCAAAAGCCACGAACGATGCGATCATTGATTGGGACCTGATCAACAATCAGGTGTGGCTAAGCGACAGCTTTTACGGTATGTTTGGCTACACGGCCGAAAAGAAGGATGTAAAACGCAGCTACTGGGTCAATAAGATACACCCCGACGACCGCCAGCGAGTGATAAAGGGCATCGACCATGTTATCAACACGAACGGCAAGCAGTGGAGCGATGAGTACCGTTTCCAGACTGCCAATGGTGAATATTCTTACATTCTCGACAGGGGCTATGTTTTGCAGGATGAGTATGGTACGCCATACCGCATGCTGCACTCGATGATGGATGTAACAAGCCTGAAAAAAGCGCAGGAAGAAGTGCTGGAGAATATTAACCAGCGAAAATTCCTTGCCGAGGCCATGCCGCTCATAGTTTGGACTGCGGGTCCTACGGGCAAGATATCGTTCCTCAATCAGCATTTTAGCACCTATACTGGGCTGCCCGTGCAGGCTGGAAGAGAGTGGGGCTGGATGGACTTTGTGCACGGCAACCATCTTAAGAACTTAAAGACTACCTGGAAGAATGCGATCAGGGAAGGTGCTAGTGGGTTTGAACTGGAGATAAAGATAAAAGACGCCGATGGCCAGTATTGCTGGCACCTGCTTAGGGCACAGGCCATGCGCAACGCCGACGGCTCGCTCAAGATGTGGGTGGGTACTACCACCGACATCAATGAACAAAAGATGGCGACGGAGATATTGGAGCAGAAGGTGGAGGAGCGCACTAAGGAATTGCGCAGGATCAACGACGCACTAGAGCTGAGCAACCACGACCTGCAGCAGTTTGCATCCGTAGCTTCACACGATCTTAAAGAGCCACTCAGGAAGATCCATATTTTCAGCAATATGCTGAAGGATAGATACAGCGAAACACTCGACGGGGGGAATGACTATGTTGACAGGATCATCAGTTCATCGGCCCGGATGACGAGGCTGATCAACGACCTGCTTGCTTTTTCGCGCTTGTCAGTTAACTCGCTATTCCAGAAAGTAGACCTGAATGTTATTGTGAACGAGATACTGCAGGACCTGGAGTTGGCCATACAGGAAAAGAGTGCAGAAATAAAGGTGAGCAAGCTGCCGATAATAGATGCCGTGCCCGGCCAGATGCGCCAGTTGTTCCAGAATATTATCAGCAACGCGCTTAAGTTTAACAAGCCTGGCGTTACTCCTGTCATCACTATTCAATACTCCGCCGTGAGCGAATTGTCTTCGGGCGAGGTGCTGAAGCCGGGGGAATATGGCCGGATAACGATTACCGACAACGGTATAGGTTTCGATCAACAGTATGCCGATAAGATCTTCACCATCTTCCAGCGCCTGCACACCAAAACCGAATTTGAAGGTACCGGTATAGGCCTGGCCATTTGCAAAAAGATAGTTGAAAAGCACAAAGGGCATATAAACGCTACCAGCAAGATAGACCAAGGTACGCAGTTCAATATTTTGCTGCCCATAAAACAAGACGATAGCATGTCTTCCTGA
- a CDS encoding response regulator: protein MDKIVNILIVEDDQLDVIDIHRSLNKMGIYYQLHTAKNGEEAIKLLQEMGSDTPPKLPDFVLIDINMPRMNGIELLTVIRQTPEWKHLKCFIITTSDERSDHDVAKKLGVSGYITKPLKLSNPSSMDAFNLMIDLLNTKA, encoded by the coding sequence ATGGATAAAATAGTCAACATACTGATCGTTGAGGATGACCAATTGGATGTAATAGACATACACCGCTCGCTGAATAAGATGGGCATCTACTACCAGCTTCATACCGCAAAGAATGGAGAAGAAGCTATTAAACTCCTCCAGGAAATGGGTAGCGACACACCACCAAAACTCCCGGATTTTGTACTGATCGACATCAATATGCCCCGCATGAATGGCATCGAGCTGCTGACCGTCATAAGGCAAACACCGGAGTGGAAGCATCTGAAATGTTTTATCATCACCACCTCGGACGAGCGAAGCGACCATGATGTCGCCAAGAAGCTAGGCGTATCGGGCTACATCACTAAACCATTGAAACTTAGCAATCCATCGTCGATGGACGCCTTCAACCTGATGATAGACCTGCTGAATACCAAAGCATAA
- a CDS encoding retropepsin-like aspartic protease: protein MKTYILTALFLFANIAYAQDSQLQIDLDNADYFSLRDQLAKRNATLDAATRLYYSAFVDNAFNRNDLAIARVDSFLQLHQGTWTDNQTVLMEQMLMDSYVKTYQYGRAANIGNNLLTKIHNDSRPALLNSRNIWGSLKDVPPQTVFYGESFTLPFKRNQVNLWEIPVKVNNSDEEEFIFDTGANISTISETYAQKLRLRPLDTRIDVIGGQGQKITSGLAVADSLQIGSALIRNVVFIVMPDDKLYFPQIRFTIKGIIGFPVISALKEIRISREGTISVSRTPDNTRVQNMALNQLTPLVQTKNDKNETLILKFDTGAAQTDLYSNYFAKYKDRITTYGRSDRRKLVSAGGGRYMPVFVLDRFRLHVGDDIVNLKDIAVYTYPEDISRSGSVYGNMGQDVISQFDEMAINFEHMYVDFK, encoded by the coding sequence ATGAAAACCTACATTCTTACTGCACTCTTTCTCTTCGCGAACATTGCCTATGCACAAGATAGCCAGCTACAAATAGACCTCGACAATGCCGATTACTTCAGTCTAAGAGACCAGCTTGCAAAACGCAATGCTACTCTTGATGCTGCAACAAGGCTTTACTATTCGGCATTTGTTGATAACGCCTTCAACCGCAACGACCTGGCAATTGCCCGCGTCGATTCATTTTTGCAACTGCACCAGGGAACATGGACGGACAATCAAACCGTTTTGATGGAGCAGATGCTAATGGATTCTTACGTAAAGACCTACCAGTATGGACGGGCAGCCAATATCGGGAACAATCTGCTCACCAAGATCCACAACGACAGCCGGCCTGCGTTGCTCAATTCCCGGAACATCTGGGGGTCGCTGAAAGATGTGCCACCTCAAACCGTTTTTTATGGTGAAAGCTTTACCCTGCCCTTTAAGCGCAACCAGGTAAACCTGTGGGAGATACCAGTGAAGGTTAACAATAGCGATGAAGAGGAGTTTATTTTCGATACGGGCGCTAATATTTCTACCATTTCAGAAACCTATGCTCAGAAACTCAGGCTTCGTCCCCTCGATACCCGTATTGATGTGATAGGTGGACAAGGCCAGAAGATAACGTCCGGACTTGCTGTTGCGGACTCGTTGCAAATAGGCAGTGCACTTATTAGGAACGTCGTCTTTATTGTGATGCCCGATGACAAACTCTACTTCCCGCAAATACGTTTTACCATAAAGGGCATTATCGGCTTCCCGGTGATCAGCGCACTTAAAGAGATCCGCATTTCCCGCGAAGGCACTATCTCCGTATCCCGTACGCCCGACAATACCCGGGTGCAAAACATGGCATTGAACCAACTCACACCGTTGGTACAGACAAAAAACGACAAAAACGAAACACTGATCCTGAAATTTGATACAGGCGCGGCGCAAACAGACCTGTACAGCAACTATTTTGCTAAGTACAAAGACCGCATTACCACCTACGGCCGCAGCGACCGTCGCAAGCTGGTGAGTGCCGGTGGCGGCAGGTATATGCCGGTTTTCGTGCTCGACAGGTTCAGGCTGCACGTGGGCGACGACATAGTGAACCTTAAAGACATTGCCGTTTATACCTACCCTGAAGACATCTCCCGCTCCGGATCGGTGTATGGCAATATGGGACAAGACGTTATCAGCCAGTTCGATGAGATGGCTATTAACTTCGAGCACATGTACGTGGACTTTAAATAA
- a CDS encoding biliverdin-producing heme oxygenase, with the protein MLLDKLKAYTSGSHQELEKLIIPRIKQATDKDAYRNVLQLFYGYFKPLEELVSKHVDHTLLPDYEERRKTSALLSDIHYLCGSQNALKLCDDLPLIGNSRQAIGALYVMEGSTLGGKIIKGILMKNLDADGSKGFDFFGGYGDDTEKKWSAFKQIINDRFSDAETHHEILAAADNTFKKFRSWAEIN; encoded by the coding sequence ATGTTACTTGATAAACTTAAGGCCTATACATCTGGTTCGCACCAGGAATTAGAGAAGTTGATCATCCCCCGAATAAAACAAGCAACAGACAAAGATGCGTATAGAAACGTGCTGCAATTGTTTTATGGATACTTCAAACCGCTCGAAGAGCTGGTAAGCAAGCACGTTGATCATACGTTACTTCCTGACTATGAGGAAAGAAGAAAAACGTCTGCATTGCTGTCGGATATTCACTATCTTTGCGGTTCGCAAAACGCATTGAAGTTATGCGATGATCTTCCGCTTATAGGCAATTCCCGCCAGGCCATTGGTGCACTGTACGTAATGGAAGGATCAACACTCGGTGGCAAAATTATCAAAGGCATACTAATGAAAAACCTCGATGCTGACGGCAGCAAAGGTTTTGATTTCTTTGGTGGATACGGTGATGACACTGAGAAAAAATGGAGTGCATTTAAGCAAATAATAAACGACCGGTTCAGTGATGCGGAAACGCACCACGAGATATTGGCAGCTGCTGATAACACGTTCAAAAAATTCAGGAGCTGGGCTGAGATAAACTAA
- a CDS encoding GNAT family N-acetyltransferase, which translates to MWLQHPVILENEVVKLLPLESSHFDGLLQAARDPRIWKYLSFNGLDSDAFRNELRSAVLRKTMGEEYPFTVFDNTTGKIIGSTRFYNMYPAHRKLEIGWTWYAPEYWGSGHNVACKSLLLTHAFEALSCVRVQFQVHEQNVRSRAAVERLGAKFEGILRNERIRDNGSIRNTAVYSIINTEWEQVKRLLHDRIKSPKS; encoded by the coding sequence ATGTGGCTACAACACCCGGTAATACTCGAAAACGAGGTAGTAAAACTCTTGCCGCTGGAGAGCAGCCATTTCGATGGACTGCTGCAGGCTGCACGGGATCCACGGATATGGAAATACCTCAGCTTCAATGGCCTCGACAGCGATGCCTTTCGGAATGAACTGCGAAGTGCCGTGCTCCGGAAAACAATGGGGGAAGAGTACCCGTTCACCGTATTCGACAACACTACCGGGAAGATCATTGGCAGCACACGGTTTTACAACATGTATCCCGCACATCGCAAACTAGAGATAGGCTGGACCTGGTACGCGCCCGAATATTGGGGAAGCGGGCATAATGTGGCGTGCAAATCACTGCTGCTAACTCATGCTTTCGAAGCACTTAGCTGCGTACGTGTTCAATTCCAGGTACATGAGCAGAACGTGCGCAGTCGTGCCGCTGTAGAACGCCTGGGCGCGAAATTTGAAGGAATACTTAGGAATGAACGTATACGCGACAACGGCAGCATCCGCAACACTGCTGTATACAGCATCATCAACACCGAATGGGAACAAGTAAAGCGCCTGCTGCATGATCGAATAAAATCCCCTAAGTCATGA
- a CDS encoding GAF domain-containing protein, whose translation MQKNFDSTFCGSLPLNFINQVQPYGVLIVLQRSTLHVVQLSQNVEEMLGLKVDDILEQPFSEFITDEQCSKLQQLLAAATNEKLPLTFSFNNTGDFLGIIHAKDDVIVIELEKIGDNSSSSFLSIYQRLKHAMAAINDSDTIEAVCKTTVEEFKKVSGFDKVMIYRFDEQWNGTVVAEVKEEGMDAYMGLRFPASDIPKQARELYYRNVYRQIPNRDFTPVKLVPVINPVTEAFTDLADCNLRSVAAVHLEYLKNMGVVASMSIRIVKDNQLWGLISCHHKTPKFLNYEVCSVFELLSGVVSQKISMLENEDELNYTNYLKGVQTRLVEQIYNQDDYVKGLLNGDSTIADLLQTENVAIIDGKSLTTKGTVPSKQSLDELVMWLQGLDINNVFHATNLSEVYDAGSQITGIASGMIVLPINPNRGTYILGFKPEVIQVVDWGGNPNEAIQFEPDRKNYHPRNSFGIWQETVKNTSLPWSKEEIAVAESFRNVLVEFSLRKLSALS comes from the coding sequence ATGCAAAAAAACTTCGACTCTACATTCTGCGGCAGCTTGCCTCTCAATTTCATTAACCAAGTGCAGCCGTATGGTGTGCTGATCGTTTTGCAAAGGAGTACACTCCATGTAGTGCAGCTAAGCCAGAATGTAGAAGAAATGCTGGGTCTAAAGGTGGACGATATTTTGGAGCAGCCCTTTTCTGAATTTATTACGGATGAACAATGCAGTAAGCTGCAACAATTGCTTGCAGCCGCTACTAATGAGAAGCTGCCACTGACATTTAGCTTTAATAATACCGGAGACTTTCTGGGCATTATACACGCTAAAGACGATGTGATTGTTATTGAGCTGGAGAAGATCGGTGACAATAGTAGTTCCAGCTTCCTCTCCATCTACCAGCGTTTGAAACACGCAATGGCTGCGATCAACGATTCGGATACAATTGAAGCGGTTTGTAAAACCACAGTCGAAGAGTTCAAGAAAGTATCGGGTTTCGATAAGGTGATGATCTACCGGTTTGATGAACAATGGAACGGCACTGTAGTCGCCGAAGTAAAGGAAGAGGGAATGGATGCCTATATGGGGTTACGCTTCCCGGCTTCAGATATTCCTAAGCAGGCAAGGGAACTTTATTACAGGAATGTCTATCGGCAGATACCCAACAGGGATTTTACACCCGTAAAGCTGGTACCGGTGATCAACCCCGTTACAGAAGCGTTCACCGACCTGGCCGATTGTAATCTTCGGAGCGTTGCGGCAGTGCACCTTGAGTACTTGAAAAATATGGGCGTTGTCGCTTCAATGTCTATCCGCATCGTCAAAGACAACCAGCTTTGGGGGCTGATCTCCTGCCACCATAAGACCCCAAAATTCCTCAATTACGAAGTGTGTTCGGTATTTGAATTGCTATCGGGCGTAGTATCGCAGAAGATATCGATGCTGGAAAATGAGGACGAACTCAATTACACGAATTACCTGAAGGGAGTTCAGACACGACTGGTAGAGCAGATATATAACCAGGATGACTATGTAAAAGGCTTGTTGAATGGAGATAGCACAATAGCTGATCTGTTGCAAACTGAGAATGTGGCCATTATTGATGGTAAAAGTTTAACTACAAAAGGAACAGTTCCATCCAAACAATCACTCGATGAGCTCGTAATGTGGCTGCAGGGCTTAGATATTAACAATGTATTCCATGCAACGAATCTTTCAGAAGTATATGATGCTGGTTCTCAAATAACTGGGATAGCCAGTGGCATGATTGTTTTGCCCATCAATCCCAACAGGGGAACTTATATACTGGGTTTCAAGCCAGAAGTGATACAGGTAGTTGATTGGGGAGGTAATCCGAATGAGGCCATTCAGTTTGAGCCAGACCGGAAAAACTACCATCCGCGAAATTCGTTTGGCATCTGGCAGGAAACGGTAAAGAACACAAGTCTGCCCTGGAGCAAAGAAGAAATTGCCGTTGCAGAGAGTTTTAGAAATGTTCTGGTTGAATTTTCGCTAAGGAAACTGTCTGCATTATCGTGA